A window of Phycobacter azelaicus contains these coding sequences:
- a CDS encoding HAD-IIA family hydrolase, which produces MTPEAAFIRYEQIRTRLPASCQKGLAEPVEGLHKLMDVTDAFVFDAYGVLNVGDRPIPGAHERVAELRAADKALLVLTNAASFTRAQTTEKFARLGFDFSSDEIISSREVCETCLTDIAPTGSWGVMAPPDFNPTELPVQAMALGDDAAVYDSADAFLMLSTSDWSAARQGLLEDSLRRHARPVVVANPDLVAPREAGLTLEPGYYAHALQDRLGITPVFHGKPFPSVYAAAQARLGGIAPQKITMVGDTLHTDVLGAQSQGWNTALITAHGLFAGHDVSEFIARSGITPDWIAPSI; this is translated from the coding sequence ATGACCCCCGAAGCGGCCTTTATCCGATACGAGCAAATCCGCACCCGACTGCCCGCCAGCTGTCAAAAGGGGCTGGCCGAGCCGGTTGAAGGCCTTCATAAGCTCATGGATGTGACAGATGCCTTTGTCTTTGATGCCTACGGGGTGCTCAACGTCGGCGACCGCCCGATCCCCGGCGCGCATGAGCGCGTGGCCGAGCTGCGCGCGGCTGACAAGGCGCTGTTGGTTCTGACCAATGCCGCCAGTTTCACCCGTGCCCAGACAACTGAGAAATTCGCCCGCCTGGGTTTTGATTTCTCCAGCGATGAGATCATCTCAAGTCGTGAAGTCTGCGAGACCTGCCTGACCGATATTGCGCCGACAGGCTCCTGGGGCGTAATGGCCCCGCCGGATTTCAATCCCACAGAGCTACCGGTTCAGGCAATGGCGCTTGGGGACGACGCAGCGGTCTACGACAGCGCCGATGCTTTCCTGATGCTCAGCACCTCCGATTGGTCAGCCGCGCGGCAAGGCCTTCTGGAAGACAGCCTGAGGCGCCATGCGCGCCCTGTTGTGGTGGCCAACCCGGATCTTGTCGCGCCACGCGAGGCCGGGCTGACGCTGGAGCCGGGATACTATGCCCATGCCTTGCAGGACCGGCTAGGCATTACTCCTGTGTTTCATGGCAAGCCCTTCCCGTCCGTTTATGCGGCGGCGCAAGCACGCCTTGGCGGCATAGCGCCGCAGAAGATCACCATGGTTGGCGACACGCTGCATACGGATGTGCTAGGGGCGCAGTCGCAGGGTTGGAACACCGCCCTCATCACAGCGCACGGGCTGTTCGCCGGTCACGATGTTTCAGAGTTCATCGCGCGCAGCGGAATTACCCCGGATTGGATCGCGCCGTCGATCTGA
- the ugpE gene encoding sn-glycerol-3-phosphate ABC transporter permease UgpE, translating into MVENRPILTFLTHAILIVGVLFLCFPVWMALVASTHGPGALSQSPIPLWFGDQAWENYTQLLSGGLPEAGGVPIGMMMFNSAIMALVITFGKIVISILSAYAIVYFRFPFRMGFFWMIFVTLMLPVEVRILPTFDVVVKMGLLNTYAGLTVPLIASATATFLFRQFFLTIPDELVEAARIDRAGPIRFFKDILLPLSRTNIAALFIILFIYGWNQYLWPLLITTDESLYTVVMGIQRMVNSGEALPVWHYIMGTAVLAMIPPVLVVVLMQKLFVKGLVESEK; encoded by the coding sequence ATGGTCGAAAATCGCCCCATTCTGACGTTCCTCACCCATGCGATCCTGATCGTCGGTGTGCTGTTCCTGTGTTTCCCGGTCTGGATGGCGCTTGTTGCGTCGACCCACGGACCCGGCGCCCTGTCACAATCCCCCATCCCGCTGTGGTTCGGCGATCAGGCCTGGGAGAACTACACCCAGCTGCTGTCCGGCGGTCTGCCCGAGGCGGGCGGTGTGCCCATCGGTATGATGATGTTCAACAGCGCGATTATGGCTCTCGTCATCACCTTCGGCAAAATCGTCATCTCGATCCTGTCGGCTTATGCCATCGTCTATTTCCGCTTCCCCTTCCGCATGGGCTTTTTCTGGATGATCTTCGTCACCCTGATGCTGCCCGTCGAAGTGCGGATCCTGCCCACATTCGATGTGGTGGTGAAGATGGGCCTGCTGAACACCTATGCGGGCCTCACCGTGCCGCTGATCGCATCGGCAACGGCAACCTTCCTGTTCCGCCAGTTCTTCCTCACCATCCCGGATGAGCTGGTCGAGGCCGCCCGTATCGACCGCGCAGGGCCGATCCGCTTTTTCAAGGATATCCTGCTGCCGCTGTCGCGCACCAATATCGCGGCGCTCTTCATCATCCTCTTCATCTACGGCTGGAACCAGTATCTCTGGCCGCTGCTGATCACCACCGACGAAAGTCTCTACACTGTCGTCATGGGCATCCAGCGCATGGTCAACTCGGGCGAGGCGCTGCCGGTCTGGCACTACATCATGGGCACCGCCGTCCTTGCCATGATTCCTCCGGTTCTGGTCGTCGTTCTAATGCAAAAGCTCTTTGTCAAAGGGCTGGTCGAAAGCGAGAAATAA
- a CDS encoding DeoR/GlpR family DNA-binding transcription regulator gives MSELNDRQRQIMEQLRASGQQSINELASDFGVATQTIRRDINDLCDQGLARRVHGGVAPPSNPLNLNFHVRSTLNEDRKRAIAAAAAAMIPEGSTVLLGIGTTVQYVAEALVQTPDITIVTNNLEVARLMCNAPSCDVHVVAGQLRPEDRDLVGPQVLEGYRRFVADFGVIGAGALDPAFGILDFKQFDAEVSNAIRASARQMLLVADHSKWGRTAAHRVAGFDAMDHFITDRLPEGLDWSGPPVTVPGGIGLSRVG, from the coding sequence ATGAGCGAGCTCAACGACCGTCAACGCCAGATCATGGAGCAGCTCCGCGCCTCCGGCCAGCAGTCCATCAACGAACTGGCCAGCGATTTCGGCGTCGCCACCCAGACCATCCGCCGCGATATCAATGACCTCTGCGATCAGGGGCTGGCTCGGCGCGTGCATGGCGGTGTGGCGCCGCCCTCGAACCCGCTGAACCTCAACTTCCATGTCCGCTCGACCCTCAATGAGGACCGCAAACGCGCCATTGCGGCGGCTGCGGCGGCGATGATCCCGGAAGGATCAACCGTGCTCTTGGGCATCGGCACCACGGTGCAATACGTGGCCGAGGCGCTGGTTCAGACGCCGGATATCACCATCGTCACAAACAACCTCGAAGTAGCGCGGCTGATGTGCAACGCGCCCTCTTGCGATGTGCATGTGGTGGCCGGGCAACTGCGTCCCGAAGACCGGGATCTGGTGGGCCCTCAGGTGCTTGAAGGGTACCGGCGTTTCGTTGCGGATTTCGGCGTGATCGGTGCGGGTGCGCTGGACCCCGCGTTTGGCATCCTCGATTTCAAACAATTCGACGCCGAGGTCAGCAACGCCATCCGCGCCAGCGCCCGGCAAATGCTTCTGGTGGCCGATCACAGCAAATGGGGCCGCACCGCCGCCCACCGTGTTGCGGGTTTTGATGCGATGGACCATTTCATCACCGACCGCCTGCCCGAGGGTCTGGACTGGTCCGGCCCGCCGGTGACGGTGCCGGGTGGTATTGGGCTGAGCCGGGTTGGGTGA
- the ugpA gene encoding sn-glycerol-3-phosphate ABC transporter permease UgpA: MQKRVVFRSKLLPYMLVLPQIAITVAFFFWPSYQALESSFFIEDAFGFSREWVWLENYYELFRDPGYLKSFRTTLIFGFSVAFLAMAISLLLAVAANRAIKAATSYRTLLIWPYAVAPALAGVIWYFLMNPSLGIVAYWLKGIGVEWNHYVNGDQALLLVVVAAAWKQVSYNFLFFLAGLQSIPKSLIEAAAIDRAGPIRRFWSITFPLLTPTTFFLLVVNLVYAFFDTFALIHATTEGGPADATSILVFRVYNTGFIGQDYGSSAAQSVILMGMVILMTFIQFRYVERKVQY, from the coding sequence GTGCAAAAGCGTGTCGTCTTCCGCTCAAAGCTGCTGCCCTACATGTTGGTGCTGCCGCAAATCGCGATCACCGTCGCCTTCTTTTTCTGGCCCTCCTATCAGGCGCTTGAAAGCTCGTTCTTCATCGAAGACGCTTTTGGCTTTTCCCGCGAATGGGTCTGGCTAGAGAACTACTACGAGCTGTTCCGCGATCCAGGCTATCTGAAGTCCTTCCGCACCACGCTGATCTTTGGCTTTTCGGTGGCCTTCCTGGCGATGGCGATCTCGCTCTTGCTGGCGGTGGCGGCCAACCGGGCGATCAAGGCCGCGACCAGCTATCGTACGCTTCTGATCTGGCCCTACGCGGTCGCCCCCGCTCTGGCCGGTGTGATCTGGTACTTCCTGATGAACCCCTCGCTTGGCATCGTGGCTTACTGGCTGAAAGGCATCGGGGTGGAATGGAACCACTACGTGAACGGCGATCAGGCGCTTTTGCTGGTTGTCGTGGCCGCTGCCTGGAAACAGGTGAGCTACAATTTCCTGTTCTTCCTGGCCGGTTTGCAATCGATCCCGAAATCCCTGATCGAGGCCGCCGCCATTGACCGCGCAGGTCCGATCCGCCGCTTCTGGTCGATCACATTTCCTCTGCTGACGCCCACCACGTTTTTCCTACTGGTTGTCAACCTCGTCTACGCCTTCTTTGACACTTTCGCCCTGATCCACGCCACCACCGAGGGCGGCCCGGCCGATGCAACCTCGATCCTGGTGTTCCGGGTCTACAACACCGGCTTTATCGGTCAGGACTACGGATCCTCTGCCGCGCAGTCGGTGATCCTGATGGGCATGGTGATCCTAATGACCTTCATCCAATTCCGTTACGTCGAGCGCAAGGTGCAATACTGA
- a CDS encoding sn-glycerol-3-phosphate import ATP-binding protein UgpC, producing MATLNIKSLGKTYPGGVTAVSDVNVDIADGEFIVLVGPSGCGKSTILRMIAGLESITTGDLNIGERRVNNLEPGDRDIAMVFQNYALYPHMSVRGNMEYGLKNEGLPKDQIAERIAEAARTLRLEEYLDRKPAQLSGGQRQRVAMGRAIVRDPKVFLFDEPLSNLDAKLRTQLRAELKALHQRLGATFIYVTHDQVEAMSLADRIIIMNAGRVEQIGTPMDLYLRPASRFVADFIGSPAMNVVEGTVTEDRRGLLVDGSRDIRFADEIPASAGAQIAMGIRPEHLSMDASGAAQFHLEVDFVEQLGADTVVHGTVSGTSVPLAVRLSGVQQHGSGEMLELGCAADQLHLFDLSSGQRLN from the coding sequence ATGGCTACTCTCAACATCAAATCCCTGGGCAAGACCTATCCGGGCGGTGTCACCGCCGTGTCCGACGTGAACGTGGATATCGCGGATGGAGAGTTCATCGTGCTGGTCGGCCCTTCGGGCTGCGGCAAGTCCACCATCCTGCGGATGATCGCCGGTCTTGAAAGCATCACTACTGGCGATCTGAACATCGGTGAGCGCCGGGTGAACAACTTGGAACCCGGCGATCGTGACATCGCCATGGTGTTCCAGAACTACGCGCTGTACCCGCATATGTCGGTGCGCGGCAACATGGAGTACGGCCTGAAAAACGAGGGCCTGCCCAAGGACCAGATCGCCGAGCGCATCGCCGAGGCCGCGCGTACCCTGCGCCTGGAAGAGTATCTCGACCGCAAGCCCGCACAGCTGTCGGGCGGTCAACGCCAGCGGGTCGCCATGGGCCGCGCCATCGTGCGCGACCCCAAGGTATTCCTGTTTGACGAACCCCTGTCGAACCTCGATGCCAAGCTGCGCACACAACTACGCGCCGAGCTAAAGGCACTGCACCAGCGCCTTGGCGCCACCTTCATCTACGTGACTCACGATCAGGTCGAAGCGATGAGCCTTGCCGACCGGATCATCATCATGAACGCCGGCCGGGTCGAGCAGATCGGCACGCCCATGGATCTTTACCTGCGCCCCGCCAGCCGGTTCGTTGCCGACTTCATCGGCAGCCCGGCCATGAACGTGGTCGAAGGCACCGTTACCGAGGATCGCCGTGGACTGCTGGTCGATGGCAGCCGAGACATCCGCTTTGCCGACGAAATCCCTGCAAGCGCAGGCGCTCAGATCGCCATGGGCATCCGCCCCGAACACCTGTCCATGGACGCCTCGGGTGCGGCACAGTTCCACCTTGAGGTCGATTTCGTCGAACAGCTCGGCGCCGACACGGTTGTGCACGGCACTGTCTCGGGCACCTCGGTGCCGCTGGCAGTGCGCCTGTCCGGCGTGCAGCAGCATGGCAGCGGTGAAATGCTTGAACTTGGATGCGCAGCCGATCAGCTGCACCTTTTCGATCTGTCCTCCGGGCAACGTCTGAACTAG
- a CDS encoding glycerophosphodiester phosphodiesterase family protein, translating to MQPPKIFGHRGAPDVLPENTLEGFEHTIASGADGIELDVLLTRDGVPVVTHNHRLLADTTRDADGAFLTAEGPDVRSLTFAELCTFDVGGIRPGSEYAKKHPQQQELPGARIPRLSEVLDLVAKADRPIDVLVELKHDPDDSAEPHPEDFLRTTAEVIAATGTQDSCLIHSFNWQILTAARKLVPQLRRSHLSMSKTIHPSGNLYDGSPWLDGASAEPETMLRDLAANGASVWSPLFWEMTADQRALARDLGLKVMVWTLRGEEAIRKGLASDVDGVITDDPAMAMRLRREVFGAEVTA from the coding sequence ATGCAACCGCCCAAGATATTTGGCCACCGCGGCGCGCCGGATGTGCTCCCCGAGAACACGTTGGAGGGCTTTGAGCACACGATAGCCTCTGGCGCCGACGGGATCGAACTGGACGTGCTTCTGACCCGTGACGGTGTGCCTGTCGTGACCCACAATCACCGCCTTCTCGCCGACACGACGCGCGATGCCGACGGCGCCTTCCTGACCGCGGAAGGCCCGGATGTGCGCAGCCTTACCTTTGCGGAGCTTTGCACCTTTGATGTTGGCGGCATCCGACCCGGATCGGAGTATGCCAAGAAACACCCCCAGCAGCAGGAACTGCCCGGCGCCCGCATTCCGCGTCTCTCCGAGGTACTGGACCTGGTGGCCAAGGCGGATCGGCCCATCGACGTGCTGGTCGAGCTGAAACACGATCCCGACGACAGCGCCGAACCGCACCCCGAGGATTTCCTGCGCACCACCGCGGAGGTGATCGCGGCCACCGGGACGCAGGACTCCTGCCTGATCCACTCCTTCAACTGGCAGATCCTGACTGCAGCCCGCAAACTGGTACCGCAACTGCGCCGCTCACACCTGTCGATGAGCAAGACCATCCATCCCAGCGGGAACCTCTACGACGGCTCGCCCTGGCTCGATGGTGCCAGCGCAGAGCCCGAAACCATGCTGCGCGATCTGGCCGCAAATGGCGCCAGCGTCTGGAGCCCCCTTTTCTGGGAAATGACGGCGGATCAACGCGCGCTGGCACGCGACCTTGGCCTTAAGGTCATGGTCTGGACCCTGCGTGGGGAAGAGGCCATTCGCAAAGGCCTTGCCTCAGATGTCGACGGGGTGATCACCGACGATCCCGCCATGGCCATGCGGCTGCGGCGAGAGGTCTTTGGCGCGGAGGTCACAGCGTAA